The Balearica regulorum gibbericeps isolate bBalReg1 chromosome 5, bBalReg1.pri, whole genome shotgun sequence genome window below encodes:
- the CNIH1 gene encoding protein cornichon homolog 1 — MAFTFAAFCYMLALLLTAALIFFAIWHIIAFDELKTDYKNPIDQCNTLNPLVLPEYLIHAFFCVMFLCAAEWLTLGLNMPLLAYHIWRYMSRPVMSGPGLYDPTTIMNADILAYCQKEGWCKLAFYLLSFFYYLYGMIYVLVSS, encoded by the exons atGGCCTTCACGTTCGCCGCCTTCTGCTACATGTTGGCGCTGCTGCTCACCGCCGCGCTCATCTTCTTCGCCATCTGGCAT ATTATAGCCTTTGATGAACTGAAGACTGATTACAAGAATCCCATAGACCAATGTAACACACTCAATCCT cttgtACTTCCAGAGTACCTCATCCATGCATTCTTCTGTGTTATGTTTCTCTGTGCAGCAGAGTGGCTTACGCTGGGTCTCAATATGCCTTTGTTGGCTTATCATATTTGGAG GTACATGAGTAGACCTGTGATGAGCGGCCCTGGTCTGTACGACCCTACAACCATCATGAATGCAGATATTTTAGCCTATTGCCAGAAAGAAGGATGGTGCAAATTAGCATTCTACCTTCTATCATTTTTTTACTACCTATATGG catgATTTATGTTCTGGTGAGCTCTTAA